A single genomic interval of Sebastes umbrosus isolate fSebUmb1 chromosome 11, fSebUmb1.pri, whole genome shotgun sequence harbors:
- the nr4a3 gene encoding nuclear receptor subfamily 4 group A member 3 isoform X4, which yields MNKRAQLLEQLQFVQLKCTPRDMPCVQAQYGPAPPGSAYSGQSFSYQGDSYSSDFMTPDYTKLDLGGGEISAAATTSLPSFNVFVEGSYEPKSSCLYQMPTHRPIKKEEESYPTAPPLEAMSSSAMYFKQSPPSTPTTPSLPPQPGTSFLWEEHPLAPPSHPHSLGSGLDTGPLKSPRFTHFYQHSPPHSGGSVGGYESLGGGLVRTSSSSSSSSSSVSHPHCPPLEQPMYQLHRGASGSSLAFRSLALGPCGPLLGDSLPSPPQRGPQGEGTCAVCGDNAACQHYGVRTCEGCKGFFKRTVQKNAKYVCLASKNCPVDKRRRNRCQYCRFQKCLSVGMVKEVVRTDSLKGRRGRLPSKPKSPLQSEASPPSPPLSLLSALLRAYSHCTPRDLDYSQFSAADPPSSSSDAEHIQLFYRLLTISMDTTRCWADRLPGFSELQRDDQNLLIDSAFLELFVLRLAHRSMLSEDKLVFCNGLVLHRFQCLRGFGEWLDSIRDFSTHLQSLNLDASAFACLAALVLLTEQVPGLKDSKRVEELQNKVICCLRDHLGCGLSSSSSKAAPPLSRILGLRAELRSQRTQGLQRIFYLKLEDLVQPPPLIDRFLDTLPY from the exons ATGAACAAGCGCGCTCAGTTATTGGAACAGCTGCAGTTTGTCCAGTTGAAATGCACACCTCGAG ACATGCCCTGTGTGCAGGCTCAGTACGGGCCCGCCCCTCCAGGCTCAGCCTACTCTGGCCAGTCCTTCAGTTACCAGGGCGACAGCTACAGCTCTGACTTCATGACCCCCGACTACACCAAACTGGACCTGGGCGGTGGCGAGATctccgccgccgccaccacctCCCTCCCCAGTTTCAACGTCTTCGTTGAGGGGAGCTACGAGCCCAAGTCCTCCTGCCTCTACCAGATGCCCACGCACAGGCCCAtcaagaaggaggaggagagctatCCGACTGCTCCGCCGCTGGAGGCCATGTCCTCCTCCGCCATGTACTTTAAACAGTCTCCCCCATCCACCCCCACCACCCCGTCCCTGCCGCCCCAGCCCGGCACCTCCTTTCTGTGGGAGGAGCACCCGCTGGCCCCTCCGTCGCACCCCCACTCTCTGGGCTCCGGCCTGGATACGGGGCCCCTCAAGTCGCCCCGCTTCACGCACTTCTACCAGCACTCGCCCCCCCACAGTGGCGGCAGCGTCGGCGGTTACGAGAGTCTGGGCGGAGGGCTGGTTCgcacctcctcctcgtcctcctcctcctcgtcgtcGGTGTCCCATCCTCACTGTCCACCCCTGGAGCAGCCCATGTACCAGCTGCACCGCGGTGCCAGTGGCAGCAGCCTCGCCTTCCGCTCCCTGGCTCTCGGGCCCTGTGGCCCCCTACTAGGAGACAGCCTGCCGTCGCCTCCCCAGCGTGGTCCCCAAGGAGAAGGCACCTGTGCGGTATGTGGGGACAATGCAGCCTGCCAGCACTACGGCGTACGCACTTGTGAGGGCTGCAAGGGCTTCTTCAAG CGCACCGTGCAGAAAAACGCAAAGTATGTGTGTCTGGCCAGTAAGAACTGTCCTGTGGACAAGAGGAGACGCAACCGATGCCAGTACTGCCGCTTTCAGAAGTGTCTGAGTGTGGGCATGGTGAAGGAAG TGGTGCGTACTGATAGCTTGAAGGGGCGCCGAGGCCGTCTGCCCTCCAAACCAAAGAGCCCCCTGCAGTCAGAAGcgtctcctccttctccacccCTCAGCTTGCTCTCCGCTCTGCTCCGGGCTTATTCCCACTGCACGCCCCGTGACCTCGACTACAGCCAG TTCAGCGCTGCCgaccctccctcctcctcctcagatgCCGAGCACATCCAGCTCTTCTACAGGCTGCTCACCATCTCGATGGACACCACGCGATGCTGGGCCGACCGGCTGCCTGGCTTCTCCGAGCTTCAGCGTGACGATCAGAACCTGCTCATAGACTCGGCCTTCCTGGAGCTGTTTGTCCTGCGATTGGCTCACAG gtCGATGCTGTCGGAGGATAAACTAGTGTTCTGCAACGGTTTGGTGCTGCACAGGTTCCAGTGCCTTCGTGGGTTCGGAGAGTGGCTGGACTCCATCCGGGACTTCTCCACCCACCTCCAGAGCCTAAACCTGGACGCCTCCGCCTTCGCCTGCCTGGCCGCCCTCGTGCTGCTCACAG AGCAAGTCCCAGGTCTGAAGGACTCAAAGCGggttgaggagctgcagaacaAAGTGATTTGCTGTCTCAGAGACCACCTGGGCTGCggcctctcttcctcctcgtccaaGGCGGCGCCCCCTCTGAGTCGTATTCTGGGTTTAAGGGCAGAGCTGCGTTCCCAGAGGACCCAGGGCCTTCAACGAATCTTCTACCTGAAGCTGGAAGACCTGGTACAGCCCCCTCCATTGATCGACAGGTTCCTGGACACGCTGCCCTACTGA
- the nr4a3 gene encoding nuclear receptor subfamily 4 group A member 3 isoform X2, with amino-acid sequence MNPEQANTVLIRGKKSDGLETAFIKVVTFVDSGSEERAQPSSELRRPDTSFETPAESSALQNASPPPRTPSTIQRAALSPDMPCVQAQYGPAPPGSAYSGQSFSYQGDSYSSDFMTPDYTKLDLGGGEISAAATTSLPSFNVFVEGSYEPKSSCLYQMPTHRPIKKEEESYPTAPPLEAMSSSAMYFKQSPPSTPTTPSLPPQPGTSFLWEEHPLAPPSHPHSLGSGLDTGPLKSPRFTHFYQHSPPHSGGSVGGYESLGGGLVRTSSSSSSSSSSVSHPHCPPLEQPMYQLHRGASGSSLAFRSLALGPCGPLLGDSLPSPPQRGPQGEGTCAVCGDNAACQHYGVRTCEGCKGFFKRTVQKNAKYVCLASKNCPVDKRRRNRCQYCRFQKCLSVGMVKEVVRTDSLKGRRGRLPSKPKSPLQSEASPPSPPLSLLSALLRAYSHCTPRDLDYSQFSAADPPSSSSDAEHIQLFYRLLTISMDTTRCWADRLPGFSELQRDDQNLLIDSAFLELFVLRLAHRSMLSEDKLVFCNGLVLHRFQCLRGFGEWLDSIRDFSTHLQSLNLDASAFACLAALVLLTEQVPGLKDSKRVEELQNKVICCLRDHLGCGLSSSSSKAAPPLSRILGLRAELRSQRTQGLQRIFYLKLEDLVQPPPLIDRFLDTLPY; translated from the exons atGAACCCTGAGCAGGCGAATACGGTGCTGATCAGAGGCAAGAAAAGCGATGGCCTGGAGACTGCTTTTATAAAAGTTGTCACTTTTGTag ACTCAGGTTCGGAAGAGCGCGCCCAGCCGAGTTCGGAGCTCCGGAGACCGGACACTTCCTTCGAGACGCCCGCCGAATCCTCCGCGCTCCAGAACGCCAGCCCTCCACCCAGAACACCCAGCACCATTCAGCGCGCAGCTCTTTCACCAG ACATGCCCTGTGTGCAGGCTCAGTACGGGCCCGCCCCTCCAGGCTCAGCCTACTCTGGCCAGTCCTTCAGTTACCAGGGCGACAGCTACAGCTCTGACTTCATGACCCCCGACTACACCAAACTGGACCTGGGCGGTGGCGAGATctccgccgccgccaccacctCCCTCCCCAGTTTCAACGTCTTCGTTGAGGGGAGCTACGAGCCCAAGTCCTCCTGCCTCTACCAGATGCCCACGCACAGGCCCAtcaagaaggaggaggagagctatCCGACTGCTCCGCCGCTGGAGGCCATGTCCTCCTCCGCCATGTACTTTAAACAGTCTCCCCCATCCACCCCCACCACCCCGTCCCTGCCGCCCCAGCCCGGCACCTCCTTTCTGTGGGAGGAGCACCCGCTGGCCCCTCCGTCGCACCCCCACTCTCTGGGCTCCGGCCTGGATACGGGGCCCCTCAAGTCGCCCCGCTTCACGCACTTCTACCAGCACTCGCCCCCCCACAGTGGCGGCAGCGTCGGCGGTTACGAGAGTCTGGGCGGAGGGCTGGTTCgcacctcctcctcgtcctcctcctcctcgtcgtcGGTGTCCCATCCTCACTGTCCACCCCTGGAGCAGCCCATGTACCAGCTGCACCGCGGTGCCAGTGGCAGCAGCCTCGCCTTCCGCTCCCTGGCTCTCGGGCCCTGTGGCCCCCTACTAGGAGACAGCCTGCCGTCGCCTCCCCAGCGTGGTCCCCAAGGAGAAGGCACCTGTGCGGTATGTGGGGACAATGCAGCCTGCCAGCACTACGGCGTACGCACTTGTGAGGGCTGCAAGGGCTTCTTCAAG CGCACCGTGCAGAAAAACGCAAAGTATGTGTGTCTGGCCAGTAAGAACTGTCCTGTGGACAAGAGGAGACGCAACCGATGCCAGTACTGCCGCTTTCAGAAGTGTCTGAGTGTGGGCATGGTGAAGGAAG TGGTGCGTACTGATAGCTTGAAGGGGCGCCGAGGCCGTCTGCCCTCCAAACCAAAGAGCCCCCTGCAGTCAGAAGcgtctcctccttctccacccCTCAGCTTGCTCTCCGCTCTGCTCCGGGCTTATTCCCACTGCACGCCCCGTGACCTCGACTACAGCCAG TTCAGCGCTGCCgaccctccctcctcctcctcagatgCCGAGCACATCCAGCTCTTCTACAGGCTGCTCACCATCTCGATGGACACCACGCGATGCTGGGCCGACCGGCTGCCTGGCTTCTCCGAGCTTCAGCGTGACGATCAGAACCTGCTCATAGACTCGGCCTTCCTGGAGCTGTTTGTCCTGCGATTGGCTCACAG gtCGATGCTGTCGGAGGATAAACTAGTGTTCTGCAACGGTTTGGTGCTGCACAGGTTCCAGTGCCTTCGTGGGTTCGGAGAGTGGCTGGACTCCATCCGGGACTTCTCCACCCACCTCCAGAGCCTAAACCTGGACGCCTCCGCCTTCGCCTGCCTGGCCGCCCTCGTGCTGCTCACAG AGCAAGTCCCAGGTCTGAAGGACTCAAAGCGggttgaggagctgcagaacaAAGTGATTTGCTGTCTCAGAGACCACCTGGGCTGCggcctctcttcctcctcgtccaaGGCGGCGCCCCCTCTGAGTCGTATTCTGGGTTTAAGGGCAGAGCTGCGTTCCCAGAGGACCCAGGGCCTTCAACGAATCTTCTACCTGAAGCTGGAAGACCTGGTACAGCCCCCTCCATTGATCGACAGGTTCCTGGACACGCTGCCCTACTGA
- the nr4a3 gene encoding nuclear receptor subfamily 4 group A member 3 isoform X1, with product MNPEQANTVLIRGKKSDGLETAFIKVVTFVDSGSEERAQPSSELRRPDTSFETPAESSALQNASPPPRTPSTIQRAALSPDMPCVQAQYGPAPPGSAYSGQSFSYQGDSYSSDFMTPDYTKLDLGGGEISAAATTSLPSFNVFVEGSYEPKSSCLYQMPTHRPIKKEEESYPTAPPLEAMSSSAMYFKQSPPSTPTTPSLPPQPGTSFLWEEHPLAPPSHPHSLGSGLDTGPLKSPRFTHFYQHSPPHSGGSVGGYESLGGGLVRTSSSSSSSSSSVSHPHCPPLEQPMYQLHRGASGSSLAFRSLALGPCGPLLGDSLPSPPQRGPQGEGTCAVCGDNAACQHYGVRTCEGCKGFFKRTVQKNAKYVCLASKNCPVDKRRRNRCQYCRFQKCLSVGMVKEVVRTDSLKGRRGRLPSKPKSPLQSEASPPSPPLSLLSALLRAYSHCTPRDLDYSQFSAADPPSSSSDAEHIQLFYRLLTISMDTTRCWADRLPGFSELQRDDQNLLIDSAFLELFVLRLAHRSMLSEDKLVFCNGLVLHRFQCLRGFGEWLDSIRDFSTHLQSLNLDASAFACLAALVLLTELCLWVIQCDSDQVDTSTDVTQQVPGLKDSKRVEELQNKVICCLRDHLGCGLSSSSSKAAPPLSRILGLRAELRSQRTQGLQRIFYLKLEDLVQPPPLIDRFLDTLPY from the exons atGAACCCTGAGCAGGCGAATACGGTGCTGATCAGAGGCAAGAAAAGCGATGGCCTGGAGACTGCTTTTATAAAAGTTGTCACTTTTGTag ACTCAGGTTCGGAAGAGCGCGCCCAGCCGAGTTCGGAGCTCCGGAGACCGGACACTTCCTTCGAGACGCCCGCCGAATCCTCCGCGCTCCAGAACGCCAGCCCTCCACCCAGAACACCCAGCACCATTCAGCGCGCAGCTCTTTCACCAG ACATGCCCTGTGTGCAGGCTCAGTACGGGCCCGCCCCTCCAGGCTCAGCCTACTCTGGCCAGTCCTTCAGTTACCAGGGCGACAGCTACAGCTCTGACTTCATGACCCCCGACTACACCAAACTGGACCTGGGCGGTGGCGAGATctccgccgccgccaccacctCCCTCCCCAGTTTCAACGTCTTCGTTGAGGGGAGCTACGAGCCCAAGTCCTCCTGCCTCTACCAGATGCCCACGCACAGGCCCAtcaagaaggaggaggagagctatCCGACTGCTCCGCCGCTGGAGGCCATGTCCTCCTCCGCCATGTACTTTAAACAGTCTCCCCCATCCACCCCCACCACCCCGTCCCTGCCGCCCCAGCCCGGCACCTCCTTTCTGTGGGAGGAGCACCCGCTGGCCCCTCCGTCGCACCCCCACTCTCTGGGCTCCGGCCTGGATACGGGGCCCCTCAAGTCGCCCCGCTTCACGCACTTCTACCAGCACTCGCCCCCCCACAGTGGCGGCAGCGTCGGCGGTTACGAGAGTCTGGGCGGAGGGCTGGTTCgcacctcctcctcgtcctcctcctcctcgtcgtcGGTGTCCCATCCTCACTGTCCACCCCTGGAGCAGCCCATGTACCAGCTGCACCGCGGTGCCAGTGGCAGCAGCCTCGCCTTCCGCTCCCTGGCTCTCGGGCCCTGTGGCCCCCTACTAGGAGACAGCCTGCCGTCGCCTCCCCAGCGTGGTCCCCAAGGAGAAGGCACCTGTGCGGTATGTGGGGACAATGCAGCCTGCCAGCACTACGGCGTACGCACTTGTGAGGGCTGCAAGGGCTTCTTCAAG CGCACCGTGCAGAAAAACGCAAAGTATGTGTGTCTGGCCAGTAAGAACTGTCCTGTGGACAAGAGGAGACGCAACCGATGCCAGTACTGCCGCTTTCAGAAGTGTCTGAGTGTGGGCATGGTGAAGGAAG TGGTGCGTACTGATAGCTTGAAGGGGCGCCGAGGCCGTCTGCCCTCCAAACCAAAGAGCCCCCTGCAGTCAGAAGcgtctcctccttctccacccCTCAGCTTGCTCTCCGCTCTGCTCCGGGCTTATTCCCACTGCACGCCCCGTGACCTCGACTACAGCCAG TTCAGCGCTGCCgaccctccctcctcctcctcagatgCCGAGCACATCCAGCTCTTCTACAGGCTGCTCACCATCTCGATGGACACCACGCGATGCTGGGCCGACCGGCTGCCTGGCTTCTCCGAGCTTCAGCGTGACGATCAGAACCTGCTCATAGACTCGGCCTTCCTGGAGCTGTTTGTCCTGCGATTGGCTCACAG gtCGATGCTGTCGGAGGATAAACTAGTGTTCTGCAACGGTTTGGTGCTGCACAGGTTCCAGTGCCTTCGTGGGTTCGGAGAGTGGCTGGACTCCATCCGGGACTTCTCCACCCACCTCCAGAGCCTAAACCTGGACGCCTCCGCCTTCGCCTGCCTGGCCGCCCTCGTGCTGCTCACAG AGCTTTGCCTGTGGGTGATTCAATGTGACAGCGATCAGGTGGATACATCCACTGACGTCACAC AGCAAGTCCCAGGTCTGAAGGACTCAAAGCGggttgaggagctgcagaacaAAGTGATTTGCTGTCTCAGAGACCACCTGGGCTGCggcctctcttcctcctcgtccaaGGCGGCGCCCCCTCTGAGTCGTATTCTGGGTTTAAGGGCAGAGCTGCGTTCCCAGAGGACCCAGGGCCTTCAACGAATCTTCTACCTGAAGCTGGAAGACCTGGTACAGCCCCCTCCATTGATCGACAGGTTCCTGGACACGCTGCCCTACTGA
- the nr4a3 gene encoding nuclear receptor subfamily 4 group A member 3 isoform X3 — translation MNKRAQLLEQLQFVQLKCTPRDMPCVQAQYGPAPPGSAYSGQSFSYQGDSYSSDFMTPDYTKLDLGGGEISAAATTSLPSFNVFVEGSYEPKSSCLYQMPTHRPIKKEEESYPTAPPLEAMSSSAMYFKQSPPSTPTTPSLPPQPGTSFLWEEHPLAPPSHPHSLGSGLDTGPLKSPRFTHFYQHSPPHSGGSVGGYESLGGGLVRTSSSSSSSSSSVSHPHCPPLEQPMYQLHRGASGSSLAFRSLALGPCGPLLGDSLPSPPQRGPQGEGTCAVCGDNAACQHYGVRTCEGCKGFFKRTVQKNAKYVCLASKNCPVDKRRRNRCQYCRFQKCLSVGMVKEVVRTDSLKGRRGRLPSKPKSPLQSEASPPSPPLSLLSALLRAYSHCTPRDLDYSQFSAADPPSSSSDAEHIQLFYRLLTISMDTTRCWADRLPGFSELQRDDQNLLIDSAFLELFVLRLAHRSMLSEDKLVFCNGLVLHRFQCLRGFGEWLDSIRDFSTHLQSLNLDASAFACLAALVLLTELCLWVIQCDSDQVDTSTDVTQQVPGLKDSKRVEELQNKVICCLRDHLGCGLSSSSSKAAPPLSRILGLRAELRSQRTQGLQRIFYLKLEDLVQPPPLIDRFLDTLPY, via the exons ATGAACAAGCGCGCTCAGTTATTGGAACAGCTGCAGTTTGTCCAGTTGAAATGCACACCTCGAG ACATGCCCTGTGTGCAGGCTCAGTACGGGCCCGCCCCTCCAGGCTCAGCCTACTCTGGCCAGTCCTTCAGTTACCAGGGCGACAGCTACAGCTCTGACTTCATGACCCCCGACTACACCAAACTGGACCTGGGCGGTGGCGAGATctccgccgccgccaccacctCCCTCCCCAGTTTCAACGTCTTCGTTGAGGGGAGCTACGAGCCCAAGTCCTCCTGCCTCTACCAGATGCCCACGCACAGGCCCAtcaagaaggaggaggagagctatCCGACTGCTCCGCCGCTGGAGGCCATGTCCTCCTCCGCCATGTACTTTAAACAGTCTCCCCCATCCACCCCCACCACCCCGTCCCTGCCGCCCCAGCCCGGCACCTCCTTTCTGTGGGAGGAGCACCCGCTGGCCCCTCCGTCGCACCCCCACTCTCTGGGCTCCGGCCTGGATACGGGGCCCCTCAAGTCGCCCCGCTTCACGCACTTCTACCAGCACTCGCCCCCCCACAGTGGCGGCAGCGTCGGCGGTTACGAGAGTCTGGGCGGAGGGCTGGTTCgcacctcctcctcgtcctcctcctcctcgtcgtcGGTGTCCCATCCTCACTGTCCACCCCTGGAGCAGCCCATGTACCAGCTGCACCGCGGTGCCAGTGGCAGCAGCCTCGCCTTCCGCTCCCTGGCTCTCGGGCCCTGTGGCCCCCTACTAGGAGACAGCCTGCCGTCGCCTCCCCAGCGTGGTCCCCAAGGAGAAGGCACCTGTGCGGTATGTGGGGACAATGCAGCCTGCCAGCACTACGGCGTACGCACTTGTGAGGGCTGCAAGGGCTTCTTCAAG CGCACCGTGCAGAAAAACGCAAAGTATGTGTGTCTGGCCAGTAAGAACTGTCCTGTGGACAAGAGGAGACGCAACCGATGCCAGTACTGCCGCTTTCAGAAGTGTCTGAGTGTGGGCATGGTGAAGGAAG TGGTGCGTACTGATAGCTTGAAGGGGCGCCGAGGCCGTCTGCCCTCCAAACCAAAGAGCCCCCTGCAGTCAGAAGcgtctcctccttctccacccCTCAGCTTGCTCTCCGCTCTGCTCCGGGCTTATTCCCACTGCACGCCCCGTGACCTCGACTACAGCCAG TTCAGCGCTGCCgaccctccctcctcctcctcagatgCCGAGCACATCCAGCTCTTCTACAGGCTGCTCACCATCTCGATGGACACCACGCGATGCTGGGCCGACCGGCTGCCTGGCTTCTCCGAGCTTCAGCGTGACGATCAGAACCTGCTCATAGACTCGGCCTTCCTGGAGCTGTTTGTCCTGCGATTGGCTCACAG gtCGATGCTGTCGGAGGATAAACTAGTGTTCTGCAACGGTTTGGTGCTGCACAGGTTCCAGTGCCTTCGTGGGTTCGGAGAGTGGCTGGACTCCATCCGGGACTTCTCCACCCACCTCCAGAGCCTAAACCTGGACGCCTCCGCCTTCGCCTGCCTGGCCGCCCTCGTGCTGCTCACAG AGCTTTGCCTGTGGGTGATTCAATGTGACAGCGATCAGGTGGATACATCCACTGACGTCACAC AGCAAGTCCCAGGTCTGAAGGACTCAAAGCGggttgaggagctgcagaacaAAGTGATTTGCTGTCTCAGAGACCACCTGGGCTGCggcctctcttcctcctcgtccaaGGCGGCGCCCCCTCTGAGTCGTATTCTGGGTTTAAGGGCAGAGCTGCGTTCCCAGAGGACCCAGGGCCTTCAACGAATCTTCTACCTGAAGCTGGAAGACCTGGTACAGCCCCCTCCATTGATCGACAGGTTCCTGGACACGCTGCCCTACTGA